The genome window CCCCCTCTCTCACATTGACGGATTTACAGAAGGTTAGAGAGTCACTTGACCCTTCGACTGGAAAAACTTACCGTATACCAGATTATTGAAAACAGAAAAGAATATAGGTTGACCCTTTCGATTTACTCTGACATAGTATCTAAACTTAAAAATGAAAGCGGGTTTCAAAGATTTTCCAACAGGAAGTTGGAAGCCAGTGGTGGCGCTGGAATACAGGGTATCAACGAAGGAACCGTTTTAGCCTCTTTAACCTACTCTGCCTCTACAACCTACCAGTACGACGGTACCTCCTTTCACACTTTTACTCCATCTCAATGTTCAAGATCCCGGTCATGAactttttacttttatttatttattttttttttggctttctGTTCCTAACTATTAACTTAATAAATTGATTGCATACTGATCTTCTCTTTTATACTATACTTTGACATAACTTACATGATTaattagatatattattttagtttTTCATAAGGGTTTTTTATTATCATATATAGTAACGTTTATTTGAAAAGCCACTTTGCTATAAATCCAAATCAAATATCAAGAGTAAACTACCGTTTAATGTAAATGAAAGTAACAATAAAAGAAGTCAAAAAAGATGTATTGTTGGAAAAAAATAATGACTTTCAAATTATGGGACCTCTTAGATTACAATTATCAATTGTtgtataaaagtaattaatgtataCTAGTAAATTACGAATATATAAAAGAAGTCTATTGACTATTACGACCTCTTAGTAAAAAAACAGTTTTGGTTCCACCACTGCCCACGTAGTCGATTTTACAAGTCAATGCATAATAACGATTATCTAAGACCAGACTTCTAATCGAATCCTATAATAGTCAACAACGGAAAAATCATTCCAGTAAACCttcaaaaatgagaaaattgtatgaaataaaaataaatcactTATTGGAAAATGCATATAAGACTATATTAAATTGTGTGTTTCTTTTAGAATTATTCATactcaaaacatttaaaaaaatcaCACATTAAAATTTGTATATATGTCTAAACACATAACACCTAAAATGAACTATTCTTattatatttgttttataaaaaagtTTTTCAACATAATATCAATAAATATCTAGTAAAAACTAATCATTTATTCGTTAATTGTGAAAGAGCGATGGATGTGTTAATTCATAACGGATTTCTTACTACTTTATGGTGCATATGGAAGGCTAGGAATGACAGAGTATTTAATAACAAGAAGTTATGCTCAAGGAGAATCATACAAGAAATAAGGTCCATTCGTTTTATCGGTTAAACATAGAGTGAATTTATCTTGGTTCGATTGGAACTTATGGTGTAGATTTAATGTGATTTGAAATCCGTAACTATATTATGTTTTGATGGTCTAGTCACGTCCTAAACTAGTGTCTTTTACCTTTAGTGATATTTgcggtttaaaaataaaaaataaaaataataaattttattttattaactGAATCTAAATCTTGTTTACAACTATTTTATAATCAAATTCTTAGGAATTTAAGGTTCAACATATCGAACAAATAAGACATAAAGTCTCTGATTTTGACTTTTGAACAAGAATAAGAACAAGAATTCCTTAACAAACAAGTATTGTAAACTCTACCCCTTTCCTCACTCCCAAAGCGATATCTATAAACCGACACCAGTTTTCCTTATCCCGCGTTAATTCCGTATCTGCCACCGATCAACAGTTGCTCACATAACTCTTTATAAATACTCAAACCGAACACAATCTATTCATCAATCGGATTCACATAAACCTCAACCGACTGCTTTTTTGGGTAATCATCTTGTTTCTTCAGCTGGGTTCCTTTTATATTTCTTTATTTCATTGTTTATTTTAGTTATTTTGTATTGTCCGCCAACTGTTTGATGAAACGCGTGACACAGTTATTTAGGTGGGATTTTATTGTTTGAAGGTGGGTAGGTGATAAATGTCTTTGTTATCAAGTTATAAGTTTTAACTACCTAAACTTGCTCAGAAAGTTGAAGTCTTTTTCATTTTGAAGTTGACAAGTAACAGATTTCAAATATTTGATCTTATATTACTGTCTATAGTCTATACTATAGTTGTCGAAGGAGCTTAAAAGGCGAGGGCTATAATTTTTAGTGGTTTTAGACATGTTTTCTGCTTTTTTAGAGCCAGTTTAGGTTGTTTCCCGTCGGCGACTCTAGGCTTGTTTAGGGTTGGTATAATTGTTTTAGACCTGTTCAAACTTGTTCAGACAATTTTCGGCCGGAATTTCGTTGGATATTGGCGTGAAAAATGCGTTTGAGGGCCTGAAAGTGGGGCTTTTGAAGCGAAGCGGGAAGGCTGCACCGGGCCTAGGTGTGCGTCTGTTTGAGCCTTGACAGCAGAGTCTATACATCCATATAGTTCTGATATAGTTAGTAGTTCAcatcatagttgttaaaagccatcgcctcttgcgcctgggcccatttttcaggcggggcgaggcagttgcgctttaagtagaagaaattgcgctttaattctccagaTGATGGTTTAGGCGAACATTccggcgagattcctagattccggagagtttccggccaaattctctaaattccgacaagattttagccagatttctacttttacaacaggaaaactacttttctacactaatattttagaacttttggtactaaatagatGATTAAGGTCATAAGGTGttatataataaatattgtttattttgtttgaaGAATAGTTTTactttttctaatacataatatatttttaattttatttcatTATGCGCTTTATTTTTCCCAGGCGctcgctttttttgcgctttgcaCCTAGGCcacaggcgaggcctatgcgccttgtgtgcgcctaacgcctttaataactatggttcaCATCACATGCCATACAACCCTTTATACTATAATATACCTATCAGTATACCTTGTAAAGCAAATTTAAGAGAGAAAACAAGAAGCCTACATAATATAGAATATGTGTGCTGGGAAATTAATTTAAGATCTTTTAATTTGCCAACGGATAATCACATTACTAATTTGCTAGTGAAGTTGGTATCTTGATAGTCTATTGCATATCATGTTTTTAAGTATTTGCGTTTGAAATGTTCGACGATTATATCTGCAGATAACTTGAATATAAGGCTAAGTTCAAGATGGATCAGAAATCTGAGCATGTTGAGAAGGAAGAGGTTCATATGAAAATAGAGTGCAAGATCAAAGGGGCAGATGAAGAAAAAGGAGAGAAAGTCGAACAAGAGATAGATTTTAAAACTAAATCAGTTGAGAAAGAGAAGCCAAAACATAAGGACGATGAAAAAAAACCGAAGAAagatgaagagaaaaagaaaaaggagtCAGAAGGGGAAGACGAAAATGTCGacaagaaagaaaagaagaagaaagaaaagaagaaagacgAGGATGGAGAAACAGACGAGGGAGATAAAGAGtcgaaaaagaagaagaaagacaaATCTGATGATAAAGAGCATGATGATGAAGAAAATAAGAACaaaaaagagaagaagaagaaagaaaaggatGACGATGAAGAGAAAACTGAAAAGAAAgataaagagaaaaagaaaaaggagtCGGAAGGGGAAGACGAAAATGCCGACAAGAAAGAAAAGACGAAGAAAGAGAAGacgaagaaagaaaagaagaaagacggtGGAGAAACAGACGAAGGAGATAAAGAGtcgaaaaagaagaagaaagacaaGCGTGACAAATCTGATGATAAAGAACACGATAAAGAAGAAAATAAGAATAAAaatgagaagaagaagaaagaaaaggatGACGATGAAGAGAAAACCGAGAAGAAAGATAAAAAAGATAAGAAAGACAAGAAAACGCACAAGGATGACAAAGTAAGTGATGTCCAGGGTGAGTCAAGGGAGATTGAAATAGAAGAAGACGCTAAAGAAGCGAAGAAGGGGAAGAAAGATAAGGGGgataaaaagaaagttgatgcaaAATACAAGGATGTTGACAAGCTAAAACTTAAATTAGAGAAGCTCAACACTAAAATTGAAGGTTTACTAGAGAAGAAGGCGGAAATAACGAGGTTGATGAAGGAGAAGGAGGAAAGCCGTGGTGTTGTTAAGGAATCCAATGAGACCAATCCAGTTGCCGAAGAAGTGGCATAAAGCTTGTTCATGTAATCTTATCTTGTAAGATCTATCTTTCCATATCTACCctctaatgtttttttttttttttttttttatacatGTTGTCGTGTATAAAAAGCTTATGATAAATAAAATGATTAAGGTTATCGTAGAACAACAAATGATCACCCTGTTTAATTATAACCGAAAAGTAACACATTATACGTTTATGTGGCCTTGGTTGGTGTAGTTGTCAATCCAAACCCAAATGGGTATAACGGGTCATAATGTGAGTCTCCGACATTCATGGGTAGCTGGTCAACTGACTTAAACCAAGTACGAGCCAGCTTTCCCGTAAAACCATAATCACCAAACAGAACATCCGTGACACCTTGGCCTTCTGTTCCAGGAAGCCAAGCGGCTACAAGTGCGTCTATGGTGTCAATAAACGGCTGCACCACCAACGGCCGCCCAGCGATTAGGACCACCACACATTTTACTGAGCCGCATACATTTTTTATAGTGCTGGGACCTGGTTCGGGGATTGTAAGATTTAAATTGTCTCCGAAAGTCTCTGTATATGGTGGCTCTCCTACCACGACTATAGCAAAGTCAAAGTTGTTTGACTTTAGGTAATCTTGGTTGGGATTCTCGTTGTAGATTACTTGAGTGTTCGGATCAACTGTTTTTTCCACAGCAGAGAGGATTGTCGTACCAACCGTAAGATTGCCTGAACTTCCTTGCCAGTCGATTGTCCACCCGCCAGATTGATAACCGATACTATTAGCATGTGATCCCGCAACTAATATCTTTGATGCCCTTTTAGGAAGCGGTAACAATGGCTTCGTTGAAGATTTACCATTCTTTAACAACACAAGTGATTTCCTCACTGCTTCCCTTGCTAGGTCTCTATGCTCCTGTTTTAATAAATGAAGATTAGCGTTCCTGATAATGGTCAAACGTGAACTAGTTTGACTTACCTGACATCCCAAGTACTTGGTCATGCTGTAATCGGCGAATGGGTTTTCAAACAGACCCAACGTGAACTTCACCCTCAAAATCCTCTCAACCGCATCGTCTATTCGGCTCATGGGTATAAACTTATTTTTGACCAAGTAAGTCAAACCATCAATAAACTCTGTGTAGTTGTATGGGACCATAACCTGCAGCATTCCATATATGCGTGAATAAATTGATTTTGAAGGTTTTATGGATCAAAACACACACTTTTGattagggctgttcacgagccgagtcgaaccgagcggacctttgctcgtgcttggctcgtttacaaaccgaaccgagcagagcggctcatttaaaaccgagcctcAAATCAAGCGAACGTTTTTCGAGCCGTAAATattccgagcgagcgtcgagcgaacTTTGAGCAATTTGGACAACTGTGTCGCCcgatttaaatttgctgagagagaTAAAGACAATGTTTGGTCTCAAGTTTTTACGTCTTTAAAAACATGCACATTTCATGGTATAATATTTTTCTTAAGAATAACAATGTTGTGGTCGACgaggcgatgatcatattgcaGTTGAGAGCAGGATACAatcgacttagggtaacgacatgaaacattgCGGCGATTAGCAGCCTGTCGTTTatcggtttagggtttaacttttagatttgatattaatttttttattggcgtggttgggctagtacgtatagatatatttgtaaatttgtatatagtggaCCAAAATCTAACATAgtggtatatataaaactataaatttaatttatatttaagtatatatgtatgtgtaatgtgtgtatatatatagcgGTGTGCGTGtgtgtataatttatatttgggtatatatatgtgtatatacatgtttatatatgtatgtgtatatgtatatgtatatatatatatatatattaattaaaaataataattcgagccgaaccgagccgagcagacctttgctcatgcttggctcgtttacaaaccgaaccgagcggagcggctcgtttacaaccgggcgtcaaatcgaacgagcatttttcgagcaatttccgaacgagcgtcgagcgagcgCCGAGCGATTTGAACGGCCCTACTTTTGATGAAGTGTTCAAACCAATTGACCATTTTCCTTGTAGTTCGTCAACCCGTTGGAAATAAAACATAACCGGATCAACCCAATCATATTCATAGGCAAACGGGTCGGAATTGTCACTTTTAAGTACAATTATTATTAAAAGATGAAAGATAACAAACCATGTCAATGCCAGCATTAATTCCAGTTAATATGGAGTATGTGTAGTTAGAATGTGGCGGATCAGTGATGGTGTCAATCCCCTGCCAATCTGATATCACAAATCCctgaataaaaataaaaaaaaaaaatcattaaaaattcatcATAACTGGTGAGGGTTTTTGTTTTTGTCAAAATCAATTGAATAAGAGAATATACTTTGAATTTGAGTTTGTTTTTGAGGTAACCGTTGATAAGATTGCGGTTAGCGTGCATTTTAACCCCGTTCCAGCTAGAAAATGAGGCCATAATAGTAGTCACACCCTTGATGACTGAATC of Helianthus annuus cultivar XRQ/B chromosome 1, HanXRQr2.0-SUNRISE, whole genome shotgun sequence contains these proteins:
- the LOC110880480 gene encoding nucleolar protein 58, with translation MDQKSEHVEKEEVHMKIECKIKGADEEKGEKVEQEIDFKTKSVEKEKPKHKDDEKKPKKDEEKKKKESEGEDENVDKKEKKKKEKKKDEDGETDEGDKESKKKKKDKSDDKEHDDEENKNKKEKKKKEKDDDEEKTEKKDKEKKKKESEGEDENADKKEKTKKEKTKKEKKKDGGETDEGDKESKKKKKDKRDKSDDKEHDKEENKNKNEKKKKEKDDDEEKTEKKDKKDKKDKKTHKDDKVSDVQGESREIEIEEDAKEAKKGKKDKGDKKKVDAKYKDVDKLKLKLEKLNTKIEGLLEKKAEITRLMKEKEESRGVVKESNETNPVAEEVA
- the LOC110880506 gene encoding beta-glucosidase BoGH3B-like, whose translation is MGFKNMGKFSVLLMLVMMWCWASTAEAEYMLYKDPKQPQSVRINDLLKRMTLEEKIGQMTQIEKSVATKEVMNKYLIGSVLSAPVSVFGGGSGLPKQAPPEMWVNMVNDLQKGALSTRLGIPYIHGIDAVHGHNAVYRATIFPHNSGLGVTRDPELVKKIGAATALEVRATGIQYTFAPCIAVCRDPRWGRCYESYSEDPEIVRMMTEIIPGLQGEITDDSKKGAPFVSGQQKIAACAKHYVGDGGTQLGINTGNTILDRKKLFSIHMPAYNDSVIKGVTTIMASFSSWNGVKMHANRNLINGYLKNKLKFKGFVISDWQGIDTITDPPHSNYTYSILTGINAGIDMVMVPYNYTEFIDGLTYLVKNKFIPMSRIDDAVERILRVKFTLGLFENPFADYSMTKYLGCQEHRDLAREAVRKSLVLLKNGKSSTKPLLPLPKRASKILVAGSHANSIGYQSGGWTIDWQGSSGNLTVGTTILSAVEKTVDPNTQVIYNENPNQDYLKSNNFDFAIVVVGEPPYTETFGDNLNLTIPEPGPSTIKNVCGSVKCVVVLIAGRPLVVQPFIDTIDALVAAWLPGTEGQGVTDVLFGDYGFTGKLARTWFKSVDQLPMNVGDSHYDPLYPFGFGLTTTPTKAT